The following DNA comes from Rhodopseudomonas boonkerdii.
GGAATCCGCGAATCTGCTGTCGGTCGGCGCCATCGACTTCGGCCTGATCGTGGACGGCACCGTCATCATGGTGGAGGCGATCTTCCGGCGATTGACCCAGACGACGTCGCTGTCGGATGCCGAGAAGAGCCACATATCTCCCGAAACCATCATGGGGATGAAGAAACATGGCATCCTCAGTGCCTCGGCGGATGTCTCGCGCTCGATCTTCTTCGCCGCGGCGATCATCATCGCGGCCTTCCTGCCGCTGTTCACGCTGTCGGGCGTCGAGGGCAACATCTTCGGGCCGATGGCGCGCACCTATGCCTATGCGCTGGCCGGCGGTCTGATCGCCACCTTCACCATCACGCCGGCGCTGAGCGCGCTCATCCTTCCGGCGCACGTGCAGGAGACCGAGACCTGGATCGTCCGCAAGCTGCATCACCTCTACGTGCCGGTGCTGAACTGGGCGGTGAAGACACGCACCGTGGTGGTCGGCATCGCTGTCGCGCTGCTGGTGGTCACGGCCGTCATGATCCGTCTGCTCGGCCTCGAATTCCTGCCAAAGCTGGAAGAGGGCAATCTCTGGATTCGCGCCACGCTGCCGCCGACCATCTCGCTGCAGGAGGGCAACACTTACGTCAACGAGATGCGCCGCTTCATTCGCGAGCAGCCCGAGGTCGAGTCGGTGGTGTCGCAGCATGGACGTCCCGATGACGGCACCGACGCTGCCGGCCTGTTCAATGCCGAATTCTTCGCGCCGCTGAAGCCGTCGTCGCAATGGCCGGCGCCGCAGGACAAGGACGTGCTCACCGCGCGCCTGCTCAAGGACCTGCAAACCAAGTTCCCGGGCGTCGAGTTCAACTTCTCGCAATATCTGCAGGACAACGTTTCCGAAGCTGTATCCGGCGTGAAGGGCGAGAACTCGATCAAGCTTTATGGCAACGATCTGCAGATGCTGACCAAGACGGCGAACGAGATCAAGGAGGTGCTGTCCACCGTGCAGGGCGTCACCGATCTTGCGGTGTTCACCTCGCTCGGACAGCCGACCATCCAGATCGACATCGATCGCGCCAAGGCGGCGCGCTATGGCCTGTCGCCGGGCGATATCAACGCCACCATCAAGGTGGCGATCGGCGGCGACAGCGCGGGCGATCTCTATGAGTCCGGCAGCGACCGCCACTTCCCGATCGTGGTTCGCCTGGCGCCGGAATTCCGCCGCAGCGCCGAGGCAATCCAGAATCTGCGTATCGGCACGCCCGGTCCGAATGGCAGCATCACGCAGATTCCGCTCAGCGAAGTCGCGTCGATCAATCTGATCTCCGGCGCCGCCTATATCTATCGCGAGAACCAGGAACGCTATCTACCGATCAAGTTCTCCGTGCGTGAGCGCGATCTCGGCAGCGCGATCCAGGAAGCGCAGGAGAAGGTCAATGCGCTGGTGAAGCTGCCGCCGGGGTCGCGCACGGAATGGGTCGGCGAATTCGGTAATCTGCAGGACGCCATCGCGCGTCTGTCCGTCGTCGTGCCCATCAGCCTGCTGCTGATCGCCGTGCTGCTCTGGTTCAATTTCGGTTCCATGGCCGACACGCTGCTGGCCATGAGCGTGATTCCGATGGCGATCTTCGGCGGCGTGCTCGGCCTGTTCCTCACCGGGATTCCGTTCAGCGTTTCGGCCGCCATCGGCTTCATCGCGCTGTTCGGCATCGCCGTCATGGACGGCATCCTGATCATCTCGCAATACAATCAGCTCATCGATGAGGGCATGGAGCGTATCAAGGC
Coding sequences within:
- a CDS encoding efflux RND transporter permease subunit, with product MDRLVSIAVDRRFLMVGMFLAVFIGGMFAFQQLNIEAYPDPTPPMVDIVTQSPGLSAEEIERYITIPIETQVAGIKNVKTIRTISLYGLSDVKLQFSFDYTYEEALQQVLNRLAQLGPLPNNAQPTISPLSPVGEIFRYRLVGPPNYSVLDLKTLQDWVLQRRFRAVPGVIDVIGWGGKTKTYEIQVDFNKLVAYGLTLPQMLTAVGNANINVGGNTVNIGPQSAVVRGVGLIRSIDDLSNTMISQTSGNPVLIRDVATVTVGERPRLGIAGINQDDDIVQGIVMMRRGEKSSPTIANVEKAVRAINSGNVLPPGVRIERIYDRKDLIDLTTHTVLHNMVVGILLIVLLQWIFLGNMRSALIVGATIPFALFFAVIILVLRGESANLLSVGAIDFGLIVDGTVIMVEAIFRRLTQTTSLSDAEKSHISPETIMGMKKHGILSASADVSRSIFFAAAIIIAAFLPLFTLSGVEGNIFGPMARTYAYALAGGLIATFTITPALSALILPAHVQETETWIVRKLHHLYVPVLNWAVKTRTVVVGIAVALLVVTAVMIRLLGLEFLPKLEEGNLWIRATLPPTISLQEGNTYVNEMRRFIREQPEVESVVSQHGRPDDGTDAAGLFNAEFFAPLKPSSQWPAPQDKDVLTARLLKDLQTKFPGVEFNFSQYLQDNVSEAVSGVKGENSIKLYGNDLQMLTKTANEIKEVLSTVQGVTDLAVFTSLGQPTIQIDIDRAKAARYGLSPGDINATIKVAIGGDSAGDLYESGSDRHFPIVVRLAPEFRRSAEAIQNLRIGTPGPNGSITQIPLSEVASINLISGAAYIYRENQERYLPIKFSVRERDLGSAIQEAQEKVNALVKLPPGSRTEWVGEFGNLQDAIARLSVVVPISLLLIAVLLWFNFGSMADTLLAMSVIPMAIFGGVLGLFLTGIPFSVSAAIGFIALFGIAVMDGILIISQYNQLIDEGMERIKAVIRTGELQLRPVLMTCIVAGIGLLPAALSEGIGSQVQKPLAVVVVTGMMLAPLVILITLPVLMTFFARRSKQT